Part of the Oceanispirochaeta sp. M1 genome is shown below.
AAACAGTACTGCTTCTGCTATATCACGTCCTGACCCTGTGTGGCCCAGAGGAATCTGCTTCTTTAGCTCATCCATTATCTTATCTCCCAGGTCCTTTGTCATATCGGTATCAATAAAACCGGGGGCGACAGCATTGACCCTTACACCTCTTGAAGAGACCTCTTTGGCAAGGCTCTTGGTGAGACCGATCATTCCGGCCTTGGATGCTGAGTAGTTGCACTGCCCACCGTTACCTGTTATTCCCACAACAGAACTCATATTGATAATGGAACCAGTTCTCTTACGGATCATCTGTGATGCCGCAATCCTGGAAATGATGAATGCACTTGTCAGATTGACCTGCATCACCTGTTCCCACTGCTCCAGACTCATACGAAAAATAAGACCATCACGGGTAATACCTGCATTGTTTACAACCACATCCAGGCCCTCTTTGGCCAGGGGTTCAACAATGGCTATCATCTGTGCTTCATCGGCAACATTACCCTGATGCCAGGTTACGCTGGCTTTGTTGGCAGTAGCCAGAGTCTCCATCTCTTCAATATGGGGACTGGGGCTGGTACTGATGAAGTGAACATCAGCACCTTCTTCCAGAAAAATTTTTACTATTTCCTTTCCAATACCCCGGGATCCGCCGGTAACCAGAACTTTCTTTCCCTTCATTATAAACCTCCTGCCCTAATGGGAC
Proteins encoded:
- the fabG gene encoding 3-oxoacyl-[acyl-carrier-protein] reductase, translated to MKGKKVLVTGGSRGIGKEIVKIFLEEGADVHFISTSPSPHIEEMETLATANKASVTWHQGNVADEAQMIAIVEPLAKEGLDVVVNNAGITRDGLIFRMSLEQWEQVMQVNLTSAFIISRIAASQMIRKRTGSIINMSSVVGITGNGGQCNYSASKAGMIGLTKSLAKEVSSRGVRVNAVAPGFIDTDMTKDLGDKIMDELKKQIPLGHTGSGRDIAEAVLFLASDRASYITGQVLNVDGGMVM